From the Methanofastidiosum sp. genome, the window ATCCTTTATAGCGCTGTCCAAAATTCTTGCTAAGAAGGCAAGAACTATGAGAAAAATTTGAAGTGTAGGAAAAAATACGGTGAAAAAAATACCCCCATTTCCACTGAACCACAATTATTCAACCATGCAGTGAGAAATAACCTCTATTTTCCAGAAAATATATAAGTAATTTGAATATAATTCTACCAATGAAGATTTTAGTTGGTTCTAAAAATCCCGTGAAGATAGAGGCGACAAGGGAAGCATTTTCTTCTTATTTTAAGGATATAGAGGTTGAAGGAGTAGAAGTCAAGAGCTCAGTATCTGAACAACCACTTGATGAAGAAACGTTTGATGGCGCAGAGCATCGTGCAAAAGTTTTAAAAAAATTAAATGAGAAGGCAAACATTGGAGCATCATTTTTTGTAGGCATTGAAGGGGGAGCCATTAACATCTATTCCGCGTGGTTTGGTATAGGGGCAATATGTATTATGGACGAAAAAGGTAATCAAGGATTTGGAACCTCTCCAATGTTTGAGCTATGGCCTGAAGCGATTGATAAAATTCTTGAAGGAACTGAACTTGGAGACGTAATGGGCGAGATCACTGGCGATAATCAAGTCAAAAGAAAAGGTGGAGCAGTTGGATTTCTAACTAACGGAGTAGTTCAAAGAAAGGATCTTTATGTCTCTGGCCTCAAGCTTGCACTAATACCTTTTCTGAAAGAAGATCTTTATTTCAAGAAGATATAGTTTAAAAATATTTACAAAGAATTATAAAGATATATTTAGTCTTTCTTTTGATGAAAAAGCAAAAACATGTAGTTGTTTATGGTTATAGTACAGCGGAAGTTAATAAATTAAAGACATTCCTTGAAAATAAACTTGATATCTCTCTAAATATAATCTCTGCTTCTGAGAAAGAAAAAATCACGATAGCCGACATACTCGAAAATAGTGAAAATGAAATCTTTAAAGTCAAAGATACTAAAGTATTGATGTTTCTAGATTTTTTAGATGAGGAAATAAGATTTTTACTCTATAACTTTTCAGATATCAACATACAAAAACCTTTATTTTGCGTTTTGACAGAGCATAACATTAACTGGAGTTTCGATAAGTTAATTGAGGACTTGATAGAAGAAAGAAAGCATTTTGAAGAAAATAAGAGCCAAAAGAAGAATTAATTATGAGATTAATTGATATGCCGAACATAGGAAAGGAAGTTAGTAAGAAACTCCGACCTGTTGGGATCGACACGCCTGAAAAACTGGTGGAATTGGGAAGTAAAGAGTCATTCATAAGAATAAAGACTATTGATGACACTGCATGTTTTAGTATGCTTCAGGGATTGGAGGATGCGATTCAGAGCATTAGGTGGCATAATTTACCTGAGTCAAAAAAGAAAGATTTAAAGGAATTTTTTGATTCGATAAAATAGACGATATAATGGATTATGCCGTATACCTTGATGCCAAATCTAAAGAGATAGGCAACATACTTTCTGGAAACAAGAAAAATGATTACTTACTCTTTTTAATCTCAGAAATGTAAGACTCTATTCTTTCTTTTATTTGATCTGATTTTTCTATTATCTCTTTTTCAACAGTCTCGTTTTTATATAATGGCTCTTCAGGAAATTCTAATTTATTTTGGAGAAGTGAAATATCGGTCATGCTTCCAATAAATCTTCTTTTCGATATTTTTTCAAATTCTTTTATTTCCGAAGTTAAAGTTTTTCCAAGCTTTGAGCCATAGAACTTCTGCCAGGAAAACTTTGTGATTCCATTTGAGCCCGCCATTAAAAGAGGTCCAACTAGATTTATTCGATCTGACCAAATACCAGTAATAATTTCTAGTTTTGGGAACATTAATCTTGTTTCAGAAACAACGTCAAAATAGTATAAAGAAGGAGGCGGTACAGAGCCTTCAAATATCGTTTCTTTATGGGGATTTAAAGAGTAGAATGTCACCCTATCTATTTTATAATCTTTGATTAATTCGAAAAGATTTTGAAGATCCTCTTGCTTTTCTCCTATACCAAGTATTATTGTAACACCTTTCTTGAAACAGAGTTCGTCTGCAATATCTAAAAAATCCATTAGTTTGTTCCAGCTTTTTGAAGGGCAAAGTTTCTGGAAGAGATCTTCAGTAAAAGTTTCTATGGATGCTGTAACACCTTTTAATTCATTACTAAAAAGAGATAAATCTTCTTTTTCAAGTATCCCTGTATTTAACCAGACAGGCTCTCCGGTGATTGACGCTATCCCTTTAGCGATATTAACAATTTTTTTAGTGTCATAAACACCATATCCCGAAGATAGAAACTCTACCTTCCAATCTGCCATTCTTACAAGGAAAGCTTCTGCAAAAAGAGATTCAATGCTTCTTAACCCTTTTTTGGGCCCAGATCTTATGGTGGACATGTAGCAAAATTTACAGTCCCTTAAATCACAATGATAAGATAAGAAAATGGCTCTTTGTATATTAATTGAATCAAAATTCTTTTCAGTTAACTCAAAAGCCTTATTTAATTTTTCAAGAAACTCCATGATATCCCTTATATTTTTTTAGCAATATTCCAGAGGAATTCAAAGTTTGATATCGACCAGTCTATGAACCTGACGTCACTTCCTTCAATAATATTTAGATAATCAAATTCATTTTTGTGATCTTCAAACCCTATCCAAGAAAAGTTCTTGTCACATACCTGCATAACACAATACATGTCTTTTCTTTCTAAAAATCTTACTTCGTATTTCTTGTTGCCAGGTTGACCTTCTTTTTGATTTAGTTTACCCCTTTCTTCAAGAGGGTATATTATTCTTATATCCACAGCCCCCATATTTGAAAAAATACCTTGGATATCGTTTGATATTCGGGAGAATATACACAGATGCTCATTTTTGGAATTCTTTACATTCTTTGATATAAATGGAAAGACATCAATAGAGGAGAGATGCCCCAATCTATTATTCTCCCAGGTCAGAAAATCCCTAACAAAACTATTTGGGATCTTTTCTATATTATGATTTTCAATAAACTCTGAATACTTTTCTACATTATTTTCTAGATCTTGAAGGTTTTTAATCTGGGACTTGTAAATCTGGCCCTGTTTTGAGAGGTAAAACTGAGTTCCATCCTTTACCGCAAGCTTTTTTTCTACAAAAAGATTCAACTGGGTTGAAACATCCTGCCACCGCATTTCGAGTTTTTTAGCTATATCCAGACTTTTTTGTGGATTGATAAGAGATAACTCATCTAGGATATCCATTCTTTTCTGACTATTCAAAATAAAATTCCAAAGTTCCATCAAAACGCCTTATTAAATTAAATGTATTAATATAAAAATAGAAGATTCTACAATATTTAAAGATATTGCATAGTTTTATTTGATAAATAATTTATTTTATGCTATAATTAATTAATATAACTAATAAATTTTTTTTATTATAATTAGACTATAATTTTATCTTAAAATTCTTACTATAAGCGAAATATTTATAAATATTAATATTTTATTCGATACGAGGTTTAAAATGTTCGGAATTTCAGATCCATGGGTGTGGTCAGCGTATCTGCTGACCCTGCTTTCTACCCTTCTTTGTGTGGGTTGGTCTATACTAAAATTAAAGGAAACGAAAGGGTGAGACAATGGAAAATGTTACTATATCTATTATTATAATATTTAGTTATCTTGTTGTTACCGGTTTTCTTGCCCACAAAGGGTGGAAAGAAACAAAAAACAAGGAAGATTTTATGCTAGGGGGCCGTAAGGTACACCCATATATCATTGCAATATCTTATGGAGCCACTTTTATTAGTACATCGGCCATAGTAGGATTTGGGGGCTCAGCCTCAATGTTTGGTATGGGCCTATTATGGCTCACGTTTATGAACATATTTGTCGGTATTTTCTTGGCTTTTGTAGTATGGGGTAGCAGGGCAAGACACGTTGGGCAAAATTTAGGTGCATTGACATTCCCTGAAATTGTTGGTAAGAGATTCGATTCCAAGACCTTGCAAGGTTCCTTTGGTCTGCTTATCACTATATTCATGCCTTTGTATACGTCTGTTGTGATAATTGGGGCAGCCAGAATGATTGAATCAACATTTAATCTTAATTTTAATCTTGCCTTGATTGTAATGACCGGAATAGTCGCAGGTTACGTTCTCTTTGGTGGGCTATTGGCAGTGCTATACACCGATGCATTACAGGGAACTATAATGGCAATTGGGATGATATTACTTTTAGTAGGTACTTATGCTGCATTCGGAGGCGTAACAGCAGCTCACCAATCACTTGAAAATTTCCAGCTTACAGATTCGTATTCAATGCTGACAAATAAAGGGGCACCCCTCAGTATATTTGGCCACCAAGGATTTACTACTTTTCCCACGATGAGTCTTGGAAATACTCCAGCCGATGCTAGTGGACTAAATGACACGCAAGGTATATTCTGGTCAGTCCTTATGGGTCTGATATTCGGTGTTGGTGTAGGGGTACTTGCGCAACCTCAACTTGCTGTACGTTGCATGACTGCAAAAAATAAACGCGATCTTACTAAAGCTGTGGGGATAGGGGGAGTTTTTATCCTTTTAATGACAGGCGTTGCCTTCACAGTTGGATCTCTTACTAATTCATATTTTGAAAAAGAAGGTGTCGAAGTAATAAAAGCCGATTACAATCCGGGGCTATCAAATCAACAGATCAGAGATTTGTATTTCAAATACGATGAAAGTGGTAAACTAGTTGGAAGGCCCTCGGAGTATGTTTACTGGACCGATTCTGCGATACCTGAATATGTCAACTACAGATTCCCAAGTTGGTTTGTCCTACTTTTCATGCTGACTCTAATATCGGCTGCAATGTCTACAATTTCGGGACAGTTCCATGCAATGGGAACTTCCTTCGGGCATGACTTCTATCATGTCTGGGTAAAAAATTCTTCAGAGAAGATTAACGCAGTAACTGTGACAAAAATCGGGATTGGTGCAACAGTCTTAGTATCTCTTGCTTTAGGATATGTACTCCCTCCCGCAATAATTGCTAGAGGCACAACAATATTCATGGGTATGTGCAGTGCAGTTTTCTTGCCTGCATACACAGGAGCATTATTCTGGAGGAAGTCAACTAGAACGGGTGCAATAGCTTCAATGGTCGGAGGATTCTTATCTTGGATTATATGGACATTATTCTTCAAAGTATCTGAATCTGAGCCTTTGAGGATATGTCAATGGATATTTGGGAAACCAGTATTACTAAATGCAAAAGCTTCACTTACCCAGCTTGACCCATTTTTCATTGCAATACCTATATCAGTTGCACTTATGATAATTGTAAGTCTACTAACAAAACCTCCTGAGAAGAAGCTAATTGACAAAGCATTCAAAGGATTATAAAAAAATATTTTTTATTTTTTTAATCAATACTGAGATATAATAAAACATACCCTCAGTTTTTCTTTTTTTACAATTACATTTAATTAATGAGTAGTTATTGTAATCATATATTCAGTAATTGATTACCAATACCGAAAAGTTTATATATCTACTCTTTGTTTAAATTACATGAATAAACCATCGATTATATTTATTTTATTAACCTTAATCATAAGTTTTTCTTTGATGTCTGCATCTGCCCAAATAATGGATGTTAGCATTGACGGGAATGCCTCAGTTTACATATGCTACCCTTATGAATACAATGTTACTTTGACAAATACTTCTGTTAATGAAAGTGCAATTGATATTAATTATACCGTGTCACTTCCAACAGGATTTAACACAACTGATCCTCTTACTTATAATATTCCATCTTTAGGCCCAGGTCTATCTGACAAAATAATAATTAATGTTGATACTTTGTGCAATGCCCAAGTAGGCAATATTTCTGTTAACGGGTCATATGATTATAACAGCAGTTCCCATCCAATCACTTTTACTAAGCCAATAACTGTTTATCAAGGCGCAGTTACAATAGAAAAGACTCCTTCAACTCAATCAGCAACACTTGAAGATAATGTTTCTTGGACTATTACCGTAAAAAGCACTGGTCTTGGTCCAATTGAAGATGTTATCGTGACAGACATACTTGAACCAGGATTACAGTAACTTTCTTCTTCTCCTAGTGGAGTTCAAACAGGGCCCGGAGAATATCGTTGGACATCTACCGAAATTTCTGACCTTTCTCACATGGATCCTAACGATGAAGTACAAATCCAAATAAGAGCAAAGGTCATTGGATGCACCGAATTATATGATACTGCCCGGGTAACATGGGGTTGCGGAGGAGGATGTCAAACACAAGAAACTATAGCAAGTATAGCTTTCCAACCAAATCCTCCTAAAATTGATTATAGTGTCCCAGATTTTAATATAAGTTATTGTGGCACTGGAAATACTTTTACTATACCAATTTCCAATACAGGTGGAACTGCATATGATTTTAATTTATCCGCTGATTTTGGTAGCCTGACAGTTACTAATATTACTTCGCCGTCTGGGGCATCTTATAACAATTCTGGAAAATACTTTGTCGTAGGTGATGTGCCCAATGGAACTACCAATCTTACTTTTGATTTAGTCCCCTCTGGTGGGTGGTGTGGGCCTTTACCTTCTGGCACAATTATATTTAGGCCCGAATACTTTTATTGTAGTCAAGAATTTTTCCCTCCTGTAAAATTTGGGAGCTATTCTGTTCAGAATGTTCCATCAGTCTCCGTTTCAAAAACAGGTGCGCCTTCCCAGATGTATTTGGGGGGAACTATTACTTACAATATTACGGCATCTTATTCTGGACCAACATCCTGCGGGAGTAGCACCGCATCAAATATAGTTGTAGTAGATACAATACCTGCTGGTTTTTCTATAACTGATGCAGGCGGAGGAAGTATTTCAGGGAATACAATAACTTGGAATGTTACCCCTGCAGCCATATTCAACACTTCAATTACCCTTCAGTCTCCAACTTATGCAAACTGTGAATACTGCTATACAACTGCAACTAATAGTGTCACTGCTACCGTTACCGATTGTTGTGGCTGTGTTCGAACGGCCTCTGCTTCTCAGTCAACAGTACTTGAATGCGCAGAAACTATATCCTCTGACAAATATGTCTCTTCAAGTTTCAATTTTGAGAAATGTACCCCAATAAAATACACAAATGAATTTAACTTTTCAGACACAAGTTTCTGGGATGATGTAAATGTATCAAATCTTAAATTCCGAGAGGAAAGACCAAATAATCAGAATCTCCAAGGCCAAGTTAAAATTGATATAAATGGAACTTGTATAGTTTATTACACGCCACCTGTCTCAACGTATCTTGATGTTAATTTTTCTGATGTTGATTTCTCATCATGTTTTGATGCAGATACTACTTCGATTAGGAATACCAAGATAAGAATAGAATACAACATGTCAACTCAAAACTCATCAAGTCCCTCTTGTGGTTCTGGGTCTTTCTTTGACTGGTCAATTCTTAATACTGGCAAAACTATCGTAGGGAGCGGGTGCTATGAAAGTTCTCAACAGATAAGAGAGGGCGTATTCGTTCCTGTGAATGATTCTCAGATGGGAATTAGTATTACTGGACTCCCGCCTATTGTTGATAAATGCGGAACATATGATATAGAACTAGTCATTAATAGGAGTTCTTCAGTGGGTGCATATGATGTAGAGGTAGTATTTCCTCTAAGTAATTACCATATCAATTCTGTTTCTTATATAGGATACACCCCTTCAGAAAGTAACAATAGTCCCACAGATTTTGTATGGCAATATGGGGATTATTTTGCCACAAACACACAAGCTAGAATTCAAATGAACGTAACAAAAAAGTGCACCGATCAAGGTGGAATGAGTTCTAGCCTATACTGGGATGGTCTATGCAATAGAAATGGAACTTACGATAGAGAATGCCAAGATGGCGCTTCTCAAAATCCTTTAGTTTTAAGTGGAAACGTTTGTATAATGAAGGTACCAGAGCTACTCTGGGCCACGACTAATCAAGCCACCTGGAAACTCTGCCTCACAAATGCTGGAAGCGGTGCAAGCTACAATGTTTGGGTAGAAGATGTTTTAGGTTCAGGGCTTTCTTATAATTCTTCAGTTGGAACTTACTCTCAGCTTAATATAAATCAAGATAGGAATGGTAATCCAATTAATGGAGCAACCTGGATTATTGATAAAATTAATGCAGGCGATAAATCTGAAATTTTGTTTACCGCTAATATTGATTCATGCACAAATCTAACAAATCTAGCGTCAACTAGCGCTGGCTGTTTAGGTGGAGATTGTCAGCCAGTAAAGACCGATACTGCATCTGTTAGAATACCTAGCACAGAAGCAATCACTACTAATATTGTCCCTGCAACAATAAATATGTGTGATGAGCAAAGCGCAACTGTAATTGTAAAAAATACTGGATTAACTTATGTTTATGATGTTAATGTGACTGCTACATTGCCAACTGGGATTTCATATGTTGTAGGTTCGGGAAACCCCTCTGAACCAGAAAATACTGCCGCAAATCCGATTAGATGGACCAAAGCTGAAATTCTAGGATTGGGGGCTATGGCGCCTTCATCTGAAATAGCAATAACTTTTAGAATTAGTTCTAGCTGTAACATGCCAACTTCTGGAAGTTTTGTTTCACAGGCCACTTACAAGACGCCCTGCGAGGATGTTAAAGTATCTCCTCAAGCTAGCTCCCAGATTAGTAGACGAACTCCAAATTTAACAATTGACAAAAGAGGGCGAAATCATACTACAGGATCCAATTATAATACTAGCGTTGCGGCAGAACCAGGAAATATTGTTGAATGGCGACTTATTATCACAAATAGTGGCAATGCTCCTGCAACTAACGTAGAATTCTACGATGTTTTACCTACAAATATGACTTTTGGAGGTATAAGTACCAGTCAATACCCTGCTGTAGGCACAATACCCTCGGGGTCAGGAACTTCAGCAGACCCTTGGAAACACGGGACTTTATCAAACGTTTCCGGCAGTAACACCGCTACCTACTATGTATGGGGAACTGTTAATTCTGGAAGTTGTGGGGCGGCTACAACAAATACGGCTTATGTTAGGTATGGCTGCGATGATAACTGCAGATTTAATTACAGTGCTTCTGCTGGGCGTTCTTTAAGAACTAGGCCGAATATTACTATAACTCCTTCTATAGTTGGTACATTTACAACTTGTGATGGAACTATCAGATTAGTTATCCAAAATTCTTCAGGATACCCAACTGCTTACAATGTTTTTGTAACTTCTACATTGCCTCCGGGATTTGTATTTGATTCTATGATTACAGGGTCAAATCCAACACCAAACCCTCCTTCAAATTCTGCACAACCTATTTGGTCTCTAGGAAATATGCCCGGCAATACAACTACAACACTTGAATTTAAAATAAAAAATAATGGAACAAGCTGCGGAACAGTTACACCTGGAACAAATAATGTTAGAGTTGATTACCAAGATAGTTGTAGCAATAATCTTGCTGTAACTAATAATACTTTAGCTATTAATCCCCTAAAACCAATTTTATCTATCTCTAAGAATCCCGCCATACAGCCAGTTCCGCCAGGAGGCACTGGAAGCTGGACCATTACTGTTACAAATACCGGTAACACTCCCGCCTACAACGTGACCGTAATTGACACATTAAGTGCTGATTGGGGGGTTCCAATCGTTGCAGGAAATGGAACAAATGGGGAAGTGCCGAATGTTGTTGGCAATACTATAACTTGGCAGATACCTGGCCCGATTGCACAATCAGGAGGTACATGGTCAGCAACTTTATCGGCTAGATTAAATGATGTTGCAGGTACAGGAACGAATGGCGTGATAGTAGTGGGCAAATGTTCCAACGGTTGCATATACAGTAGTGATACTGATACTGCAAGGATAATCAATATCCAAGGTCTTTTTAAAGAGTCTGAAAAAGAAAAAGCAACAATAGGCGAAGAAGTCGTATTTGATTTAGCAGTAGTATATTCTGGAGTAGGCGCAAATTACACAAATACAACTATAGTTGATCATTTACCTGATGGAATTGAATATGTTTCTCATACTTATGCCGATACTTACGGAGGAACAATTCAACAGTTTAATCAAAATGGACAAGTTCTTACTTGGAAATTAGGAACTCCGCTCGGTGCATCAAATAGAAATTTCTTGGGGCCAAATAATGTGTTAATTAAAATCACCGGTAGAATCAAGAACATTCTGCCTGATAATGTTAGAGATGTTATACTAGTAAATAATGCTAATACAAGTTTTATTCAAGATGGTGCACCATACAATATAAGTGATTTGGATGATGTCAGAATTGTTGAACCAGAGCTAACAATAAATAAAGAAGGAGATAAAACTCAAGGATTGCCCGGAGATAACGTTCATTATACAATTACTGTAGAAAATGTTGGAAATAGTTCAGCCTACGATGTTACAATTCAAGATCAAATACCTTCTGGTCTAATTATAGTGGGTGGATCAATTACATCTTCACCTACCGCAGATACTACAATGGTAATTGGAGATATAATTCAATGGACCTATCTATCAATACCTCAAGACCAGTCAGTCACATTAGAGTATGACGCTACAATCCCTCCAGAAGGAGGAAGCTTTACCAATACCGTTACGAATACAGAGTATTGGTCCCTACCAAGTGGCAATGATGGAAGGAGACAATATGGCCCACTTTCAGACGATTGGAATGTAATATCTCCTGGAACAGATTTGCAGAAGGTAACCCTAAATACAGATATTAATGTTCCATCACCGGGAGGGATTGTATACTTTAGTCTCACTATTACAAATACTGGTGCAATGGCTTTGGATCCAGTAAAATTAATTGATTATTTGCCAGATGGCCTTACATATAGGCCTGGTTATAGCATTGTAGGTGGCGTACCACAAGAACCAGATACTATTGTTGGGTCACCAGAAGTTATTACTTGGAACAATATAGGTGTAATGAATCCAACAGATGTAATAGTAGTTCAATTTCAGGCAACAGTGGATCCGGGGAGAACTGGGGCATTCATTAATAATGCCACAGTCATAGGCACATCAACGATAGGTGATGTGACAGACTCAGATGACTCTTCTGTTGGGGTAAAAGGCCCTGCAATAAACATAATAAAATCAGTTGAACCACCTTGGGGAAAGACTGGGTTTACTAATCGGTTCACTTTGGTAGTAACTAATACTGGGGAAGTTCCCTTAGAGCCGGTCTCAGTAATTGACACTCTACCTGTTGGACTAACATATGCTAATTTGGCTTCACCAGTGCAAGATTCAGTTGTAGTTAATGGTAATGGAACAACTACGATAACATGGAACAATATTGGATTATTAGACGTTGGGGAAAGTAAGACTATAGTATTCTCTGCCAAGTTTAATGGTTATGAAAACAAGAGTATAAATTATGCGATCACAGAAGGTCGACCTCCAAATGGATTCACCGTATCCGATGACGATCAAGTAGAGATATTAAAGCATCCAGGTGGAAATCCAAAGGAAACATTAAGAATAATCACAAAAGGATACATGAAGAGATGCGATCTATGCTACACCCAAGACTTAATCAAGGAAGCCAGAGAATTAATAACAAATCAAAATGTTATACTCGAAGATAATCCATGCTGCAGACCTGATGATATCATAGAAGAACTAAAGTTTGAGATAGTTAAGAAAGGCCTTGATAAAGATCCACGGTATATCGAAGCTCTACAACTATTAGACAAATCAGAAAGGCTATGCAGAGAAGCAAACGAAGCATTTGACAAAGGTAACTATGGCCTTGCACAAAGATTAACAAAAGAAAAATGTGAAGCAATTGGTGAAGCAATGAGACTTATGATAGACATTCTATCTTAAAAAATAAATTAATTTTTTTTATTTAAGGTAAAAATACCTCATTTTCTATTTTCTGGGGCAAGTATTCTTCAGCGACAAACTCTAAAGATTTGTTTGCAAGTGCCTGCTGCTCTATCCTTACTCCAAGTTTTAGACATTTTTTCATCTGCTCTTGCCAGTCCTTATGTTTAAACCACTCGTATTCCATTATTTCGTTGATTCTCTTCTTGTCCATGTCTTTTAGCTTTTCAGTAACTTTCTGAAGGTCATATTCTTCGATGTCATCCATAGTCATCCCAATGAACTTTGCATCCGGCACACCTAATCTTCTAGAAAGATATGCTAAGTTCATTGATCCTTGCTTTATCGTAGAGTAGATATACCATCCGTAAGGATCTCCATCTGTAAAGACATAAACAGGTAACTTCTTTTCATTGTGTAGCCTGTTTATTAATCTTCTAATACCTCTTGGAGCCTGCCCCTGGCAAGC encodes:
- the yjjX gene encoding inosine/xanthosine triphosphatase, whose amino-acid sequence is MKILVGSKNPVKIEATREAFSSYFKDIEVEGVEVKSSVSEQPLDEETFDGAEHRAKVLKKLNEKANIGASFFVGIEGGAINIYSAWFGIGAICIMDEKGNQGFGTSPMFELWPEAIDKILEGTELGDVMGEITGDNQVKRKGGAVGFLTNGVVQRKDLYVSGLKLALIPFLKEDLYFKKI
- a CDS encoding DUF3783 domain-containing protein, which translates into the protein MKKQKHVVVYGYSTAEVNKLKTFLENKLDISLNIISASEKEKITIADILENSENEIFKVKDTKVLMFLDFLDEEIRFLLYNFSDINIQKPLFCVLTEHNINWSFDKLIEDLIEERKHFEENKSQKKN
- a CDS encoding TfoX/Sxy family protein — its product is MRLIDMPNIGKEVSKKLRPVGIDTPEKLVELGSKESFIRIKTIDDTACFSMLQGLEDAIQSIRWHNLPESKKKDLKEFFDSIK
- a CDS encoding radical SAM protein, whose translation is MEFLEKLNKAFELTEKNFDSINIQRAIFLSYHCDLRDCKFCYMSTIRSGPKKGLRSIESLFAEAFLVRMADWKVEFLSSGYGVYDTKKIVNIAKGIASITGEPVWLNTGILEKEDLSLFSNELKGVTASIETFTEDLFQKLCPSKSWNKLMDFLDIADELCFKKGVTIILGIGEKQEDLQNLFELIKDYKIDRVTFYSLNPHKETIFEGSVPPPSLYYFDVVSETRLMFPKLEIITGIWSDRINLVGPLLMAGSNGITKFSWQKFYGSKLGKTLTSEIKEFEKISKRRFIGSMTDISLLQNKLEFPEEPLYKNETVEKEIIEKSDQIKERIESYISEIKKSK
- a CDS encoding sodium:solute symporter family protein, encoding MENVTISIIIIFSYLVVTGFLAHKGWKETKNKEDFMLGGRKVHPYIIAISYGATFISTSAIVGFGGSASMFGMGLLWLTFMNIFVGIFLAFVVWGSRARHVGQNLGALTFPEIVGKRFDSKTLQGSFGLLITIFMPLYTSVVIIGAARMIESTFNLNFNLALIVMTGIVAGYVLFGGLLAVLYTDALQGTIMAIGMILLLVGTYAAFGGVTAAHQSLENFQLTDSYSMLTNKGAPLSIFGHQGFTTFPTMSLGNTPADASGLNDTQGIFWSVLMGLIFGVGVGVLAQPQLAVRCMTAKNKRDLTKAVGIGGVFILLMTGVAFTVGSLTNSYFEKEGVEVIKADYNPGLSNQQIRDLYFKYDESGKLVGRPSEYVYWTDSAIPEYVNYRFPSWFVLLFMLTLISAAMSTISGQFHAMGTSFGHDFYHVWVKNSSEKINAVTVTKIGIGATVLVSLALGYVLPPAIIARGTTIFMGMCSAVFLPAYTGALFWRKSTRTGAIASMVGGFLSWIIWTLFFKVSESEPLRICQWIFGKPVLLNAKASLTQLDPFFIAIPISVALMIIVSLLTKPPEKKLIDKAFKGL
- a CDS encoding DUF11 domain-containing protein, which encodes MNKPSIIFILLTLIISFSLMSASAQIMDVSIDGNASVYICYPYEYNVTLTNTSVNESAIDINYTVSLPTGFNTTDPLTYNIPSLGPGLSDKIIINVDTLCNAQVGNISVNGSYDYNSSSHPITFTKPITVYQGAVTIEKTPSTQSATLEDNVSWTITVKSTGLGPIEDVIVTDILEPGLQ